A section of the Triticum dicoccoides isolate Atlit2015 ecotype Zavitan chromosome 7A, WEW_v2.0, whole genome shotgun sequence genome encodes:
- the LOC119330086 gene encoding protein CURVATURE THYLAKOID 1A, chloroplastic-like, with protein MAATAYSVALLGGARLPAATGNAAPRSSALLPRRNFHPLRLQDAPRPSLLRVKAASDDTSASGDEIIEDLKGKWEAIEDKPTFLLYSGGAVVALWLTTVVVGAINSVPLLPKLLELVGLGYTGWFVYRYLLFKESRKELATDIESLKKKIAGTE; from the exons ATGGCTGCCACGGCGTACTCCGTGGCCCTCCTCGGAGGGGCAcgcctccccgccgccaccggcaaCGCCGCCCCCCGCTCCTCCGCCCTCCTCCCGCGGCGCAACTTCCACCCTCTCCGCCTCCAAG ATGCGCCCAGGCCGTCCCTGCTCCGCGTGAAGGCCGCCTCCGACGACACGTCGGCGAGCGGCGACGAGATCATCGAGGACCTCAAGGGGAAG TGGGAGGCGATTGAGGACAAGCCCACCTTCCTCCTCTACAGCGGCGGCGCCGTCGTGGCTCTCTGGCTCACCACCGTCGTCGTCGGCGCCATCAACTCCGTGCCGTTG CTCCCCAAGCTCCTGGAGCTGGTTGGGCTCGGCTACACCGGGTGGTTCGTCTACCGCTACCTCCTCTTCAAG GAAAGCAGGAAAGAGTTGGCCACCGACATCGAGAGCTTGAAGAAGAAGATCGCCGGAACAGAATAA